The following are encoded together in the Glycine soja cultivar W05 chromosome 5, ASM419377v2, whole genome shotgun sequence genome:
- the LOC114412327 gene encoding uncharacterized protein LOC114412327 yields MDSFITRLLRVPHVLKDENLVEVVETSAIVAPRGRGGGRNNRGGRSGRSGRPQCTYCKRMGHTQENCYSLHAFPDKVAHVSKSEKSESKFSDEEYQEYLKLKSEKSSNQTQSSSVPCVSTTCISQFMEGPSPWILDSGTWYGSSDWRRT; encoded by the exons ATGGACTCTTTCATTACTAGACTTCTTCGTGTGCCCCATGTGTTGAAAGATGAAAACTTAGTTGAAGTCGTGGAAACGTCAGCCATTGTTGCACCTCGTGGAAGAGGAGGAGGTCGTAACAATAGAGGAGGCCGCAGTGGAAGGAGTGGACGTCCTCAATGCACCTATTGTAAGAGGATGGGTCACACTCAAGAAAATTGTTACTCCTTACATGCCTTTCCTGACAAAGTAGCACATGTATCTAAATCAGAAAAATCAGAGTCTAAGTTCTCTGATGAGGAGTACCAAGAATATTTGAAGCTCAAATCTGAAAAATCCAGCAACCAAACACAATCCTCCTCCGTACCATGTGTTTCAACAACATGTATCTCTCAATTTATGGAAGGTCCTAGTCCTTGGATACTTGATTCAG GAACATGGTACGGGTCGTCTGATTGGAGAAGGACGTGA